One window of the Acinonyx jubatus isolate Ajub_Pintada_27869175 chromosome A2, VMU_Ajub_asm_v1.0, whole genome shotgun sequence genome contains the following:
- the PDE4C gene encoding cAMP-specific 3',5'-cyclic phosphodiesterase 4C isoform X3, whose translation MQGPPAPSPAPGPGSPRGSPRGSPGLFRKLLVNQSIRLQRRFTVAHPLCFDLENGLSCGRSTLDPQAGPGLGRVIQAPAQHGQRRESFLYRSDSDYDLSPKAMSRNASVASDLHGEDMIVTPFAQVLASLRTVRSNVAALAHLQGRGAATQASVENPLFGSQPPPLTEDTGQKLALETLDELDWCLDQLETLQTRHSVGEMASNKFKRMLNRELTHLSETSRSGNQVSEYISQTFLDQQTEMELPRVTPTETPRPMSQISSLRGLPRSAGLSAATVPRFGVQTDQEGQLAKELEDTNKWGLDVFKVAELSGNRPLTTIMFNIFQERDLLKTFQIPADTLVTYLLTLESHYHADVAYHNSLHAADVAQSTHVLLATPALEAVFTDLEVLAAIFASAIHDVDHPGVSNQFLVNTNSELALMYNDASVLENHHLAVGFKLLQAENCDIFQNLSAKQRLSLRRMVIDMVLATDMSKHMNLLADLKTMVETKKVTSLGVLLLDNYSDRIQVLQNLVHCADLSNPTKPLELYRRWTDRIMAEFFQQGDRERESGLDISPMCDKHTASVEKSQVGFIDYIAHPLWETWADLVHPDAQDLLDTLEDNREWYQSKIPCSPVDLTRPEQGGPDRFQFELTLEEAEEEEEEEEEGPTLDTEVSESPDTELLVPEASPDPGALPLDNQRPVGKPCVDHEASVMAEPFGT comes from the exons ATGCAGGGACCCCCCGCGCCCTCCCCGGCCCCCGGGCCCGGCTCTCCCCGGGGCTCCCCTCGCGGCTCCCCCGGGCTCTTCCGGAAGCTCCTGGTGAACCAGAGTATCCGCCTGCAGCGGCGCTTCACTGTGGCCCATCCGCTGTG CTTTGATCTGGAAAATGGACTGTCATGCGGGAGAAGCACCCTGGACCCTCAGGCCGGGCCTGGCCTTGGCCGGGTCATCCAGGCGCCTGCTCAGCACGGCCAGAGGCGAGAGTCCTTCCTGTACCGCTCCGACAGCGACTACGACCTCTCACCCAAGGCCATGTCTCGGAACGCCTCTGTGGCTAGTGATCT ACACGGAGAAGACATGATCGTGACGCCTTTTGCCCAG GTCCTAGCAAGTCTGAGAACGGTTCGGAGCAACGTCGCAGCCCTAGCCCACCTGCAAGGCCGCGGGGCAGCCAC GCAGGCATCGGTCGAAAACCCCCTATTTGGCAGTCAGCCCCCTCCACTTACAG AGGACACTGGGCAGAAGCTGGCTCTGGAGACACTGGACGAGCTGGACTGGTGTCTGGATCAGCTGGAGACACTGCAGACGCGGCACTCAGTGGGGGAGATGGCCTCCAACAAG TTCAAGCGGATGCTGAACCGGGAATTAACTCACCTGTCTGAAACCAGCCGCTCTGGGAACCAGGTGTCCGAGTACATCTCCCAAACCTTCCTGG ACCAGCAGACTGAGATGGAGTTGCCCAGGGTGACCCCCACGGAGACCCCAAGGCCCATGTCCCAGATCAGCAGCCTGCGTGGGCTCCCCCGCAGTGCCGGCCTCTCTGCAGCCACCGTCCCACGCTTTGGGGTCCAGACTGACCAGGAGGGGCAGCTGGCCAAG GAACTGGAAGACACCAACAAATGGGGGCTCGACGTGTTCAAGGTGGCAGAGCTAAGTGGGAACCGGCCCCTTACAACCATCATGTTCAACATCTTTCAG GAACGAGACCTGCTCAAGACATTTCAGATCCCAGCAGACACACTCGTCACCTACCTTCTGACGTTGGAGAGTCACTACCATGCCGATGTGGCCTACCACAACAGCCTACACGCCGCCGACGTGGCTCAGTCCACGCACGTGCTGCTGGCCACACCTGCCCTTGAG GCCGTTTTCACAGACCTGGAAGTCCTGGCTGCTATCTTCGCAAGCGCCATCCACGACGTGGACCACCCTGGGGTCTCCAACCAGTTTCTCGTTAACACCA aCTCAGAGCTTGCGCTCATGTACAACGATGCCTCCGTGCTGGAGAACCACCACCTGGCCGTGGGCTTCAAGCTGCTGCAGGCAGAGAACTGTGACATCTTCCAGAATCTCAGTGCCAAGCAGCGGCTGAGTCTGCGCAGGATGGTCATCGACATG GTGCTGGCCACGGACATGTCCAAACACATGAACCTCCTGGCCGATCTCAAGACCATGGTGGAGACCAAGAAGGTGACAAGCCTTGGAGTCCTGCTGTTGGACAACTATTCTGACCGCATCCAG GTCTTGCAGAATCTGGTACACTGTGCTGACCTCAGCAACCCCACCAAGCCGCTGGAGCTGTACCGCCGGTGGACCGACCGCATCATGGCCGAGTTCTTCCAGCAGGGCGACCGGGAGCGTGAATCAGGCCTGGATATCAGCCCCATGTGTGACAAGCACACCGCCTCGGTGGAGAAGTCCCAG GTGGGTTTCATTGATTACATTGCACACCCACTGTGGGAGACGTGGGCTGATCTCGTGCACCCAGACGCACAGGACCTGTTGGATACACTGGAGGACAACCGTGAGTGGTACCAGAGCAAGATCCCCTGCAGTCCTGTGGATCTCACCCGCCCCGAGCAGGGTGGCCCCGACAGGTTCCAGTTTGAGCTGACTctggaggaggcagaagaagaggaggaggaggaggaggagggaccaaCATTGGACACGGAGGTCTCGGAGTCACCTGACACTGAGCTGCTGGTCCCTGAGGCCAGCCCAGACCCTGGGGCCCTACCCCTGGACAACCAGAGGCCTGTGGGCAAGCCCTGCGTGGACCATGAGGCCAGTGTGATGGCTGAGCCCTTCGGGACCTAA
- the LOC128314916 gene encoding cAMP-specific 3',5'-cyclic phosphodiesterase 4C-like has product METPGVQEGEEASSELSRVRSRQGIARPPKHLWRQPRRPIRIQQRFYSDPDKSAGRSERDRSPRPGLEKSLRSWPTSFYRR; this is encoded by the coding sequence ATGGAGACCCCAGGGGTccaagaaggggaggaggcatCCAGCGAGCTGAGTCGCGTTCGCAGCCGCCAAGGCATAGCCAGACCCCCGAAGCACTTGTGGCGTCAGCCCCGGCGCCCCATCCGCATCCAGCAGCGCTTCTACTCGGACCCGGACAAGTCCGCGGGCCGCAGTGAGCGGGACCGGAGCCCGCGGCCCGGGCTCGAGAAGTCGCTGCGCTCCTGGCCCACCTCCTTCTACAGGCGGTAG
- the PDE4C gene encoding cAMP-specific 3',5'-cyclic phosphodiesterase 4C isoform X2, whose protein sequence is MSRNASVASDLHGEDMIVTPFAQVLASLRTVRSNVAALAHLQGRGAATQASVENPLFGSQPPPLTEDTGQKLALETLDELDWCLDQLETLQTRHSVGEMASNKFKRMLNRELTHLSETSRSGNQVSEYISQTFLDQQTEMELPRVTPTETPRPMSQISSLRGLPRSAGLSAATVPRFGVQTDQEGQLAKELEDTNKWGLDVFKVAELSGNRPLTTIMFNIFQERDLLKTFQIPADTLVTYLLTLESHYHADVAYHNSLHAADVAQSTHVLLATPALEAVFTDLEVLAAIFASAIHDVDHPGVSNQFLVNTNSELALMYNDASVLENHHLAVGFKLLQAENCDIFQNLSAKQRLSLRRMVIDMVLATDMSKHMNLLADLKTMVETKKVTSLGVLLLDNYSDRIQVLQNLVHCADLSNPTKPLELYRRWTDRIMAEFFQQGDRERESGLDISPMCDKHTASVEKSQVGFIDYIAHPLWETWADLVHPDAQDLLDTLEDNREWYQSKIPCSPVDLTRPEQGGPDRFQFELTLEEAEEEEEEEEEGPTLDTEVSESPDTELLVPEASPDPGALPLDNQRPVGKPCVDHEASVMAEPFGT, encoded by the exons ATGTCTCGGAACGCCTCTGTGGCTAGTGATCT ACACGGAGAAGACATGATCGTGACGCCTTTTGCCCAG GTCCTAGCAAGTCTGAGAACGGTTCGGAGCAACGTCGCAGCCCTAGCCCACCTGCAAGGCCGCGGGGCAGCCAC GCAGGCATCGGTCGAAAACCCCCTATTTGGCAGTCAGCCCCCTCCACTTACAG AGGACACTGGGCAGAAGCTGGCTCTGGAGACACTGGACGAGCTGGACTGGTGTCTGGATCAGCTGGAGACACTGCAGACGCGGCACTCAGTGGGGGAGATGGCCTCCAACAAG TTCAAGCGGATGCTGAACCGGGAATTAACTCACCTGTCTGAAACCAGCCGCTCTGGGAACCAGGTGTCCGAGTACATCTCCCAAACCTTCCTGG ACCAGCAGACTGAGATGGAGTTGCCCAGGGTGACCCCCACGGAGACCCCAAGGCCCATGTCCCAGATCAGCAGCCTGCGTGGGCTCCCCCGCAGTGCCGGCCTCTCTGCAGCCACCGTCCCACGCTTTGGGGTCCAGACTGACCAGGAGGGGCAGCTGGCCAAG GAACTGGAAGACACCAACAAATGGGGGCTCGACGTGTTCAAGGTGGCAGAGCTAAGTGGGAACCGGCCCCTTACAACCATCATGTTCAACATCTTTCAG GAACGAGACCTGCTCAAGACATTTCAGATCCCAGCAGACACACTCGTCACCTACCTTCTGACGTTGGAGAGTCACTACCATGCCGATGTGGCCTACCACAACAGCCTACACGCCGCCGACGTGGCTCAGTCCACGCACGTGCTGCTGGCCACACCTGCCCTTGAG GCCGTTTTCACAGACCTGGAAGTCCTGGCTGCTATCTTCGCAAGCGCCATCCACGACGTGGACCACCCTGGGGTCTCCAACCAGTTTCTCGTTAACACCA aCTCAGAGCTTGCGCTCATGTACAACGATGCCTCCGTGCTGGAGAACCACCACCTGGCCGTGGGCTTCAAGCTGCTGCAGGCAGAGAACTGTGACATCTTCCAGAATCTCAGTGCCAAGCAGCGGCTGAGTCTGCGCAGGATGGTCATCGACATG GTGCTGGCCACGGACATGTCCAAACACATGAACCTCCTGGCCGATCTCAAGACCATGGTGGAGACCAAGAAGGTGACAAGCCTTGGAGTCCTGCTGTTGGACAACTATTCTGACCGCATCCAG GTCTTGCAGAATCTGGTACACTGTGCTGACCTCAGCAACCCCACCAAGCCGCTGGAGCTGTACCGCCGGTGGACCGACCGCATCATGGCCGAGTTCTTCCAGCAGGGCGACCGGGAGCGTGAATCAGGCCTGGATATCAGCCCCATGTGTGACAAGCACACCGCCTCGGTGGAGAAGTCCCAG GTGGGTTTCATTGATTACATTGCACACCCACTGTGGGAGACGTGGGCTGATCTCGTGCACCCAGACGCACAGGACCTGTTGGATACACTGGAGGACAACCGTGAGTGGTACCAGAGCAAGATCCCCTGCAGTCCTGTGGATCTCACCCGCCCCGAGCAGGGTGGCCCCGACAGGTTCCAGTTTGAGCTGACTctggaggaggcagaagaagaggaggaggaggaggaggagggaccaaCATTGGACACGGAGGTCTCGGAGTCACCTGACACTGAGCTGCTGGTCCCTGAGGCCAGCCCAGACCCTGGGGCCCTACCCCTGGACAACCAGAGGCCTGTGGGCAAGCCCTGCGTGGACCATGAGGCCAGTGTGATGGCTGAGCCCTTCGGGACCTAA
- the PDE4C gene encoding cAMP-specific 3',5'-cyclic phosphodiesterase 4C isoform X1, with product MRRSGTALSFLLSERVRESVDSGLAPISPLGSGLVRRRFSGTPLLPPLSSRLGTPGEGEPSARVVFTIEARGTEQSHSPGPSSFDLENGLSCGRSTLDPQAGPGLGRVIQAPAQHGQRRESFLYRSDSDYDLSPKAMSRNASVASDLHGEDMIVTPFAQVLASLRTVRSNVAALAHLQGRGAATQASVENPLFGSQPPPLTEDTGQKLALETLDELDWCLDQLETLQTRHSVGEMASNKFKRMLNRELTHLSETSRSGNQVSEYISQTFLDQQTEMELPRVTPTETPRPMSQISSLRGLPRSAGLSAATVPRFGVQTDQEGQLAKELEDTNKWGLDVFKVAELSGNRPLTTIMFNIFQERDLLKTFQIPADTLVTYLLTLESHYHADVAYHNSLHAADVAQSTHVLLATPALEAVFTDLEVLAAIFASAIHDVDHPGVSNQFLVNTNSELALMYNDASVLENHHLAVGFKLLQAENCDIFQNLSAKQRLSLRRMVIDMVLATDMSKHMNLLADLKTMVETKKVTSLGVLLLDNYSDRIQVLQNLVHCADLSNPTKPLELYRRWTDRIMAEFFQQGDRERESGLDISPMCDKHTASVEKSQVGFIDYIAHPLWETWADLVHPDAQDLLDTLEDNREWYQSKIPCSPVDLTRPEQGGPDRFQFELTLEEAEEEEEEEEEGPTLDTEVSESPDTELLVPEASPDPGALPLDNQRPVGKPCVDHEASVMAEPFGT from the exons ATGAGGCGCAGCGGGACAGCACTGTCCTTCCTGCTCAGTGAg CGGGTCCGAGAGTCGGTGGATTCTGGCTTGGCTCCCATAAGCCCGCTTGGCAGTGGTCTCGTCCGGAGACGATTCTCAGGGACCCCATTGCTGCCGCCGCTGTCAAGCCGCCTTGGAACCCCTGGAGAGGGTGAGCCCAGTGCCCGTGTGGTGTTCACCATCGAGGCTCGAGGAACAGAGCAAAGCCACAGTCCAGGCCCCAGCAG CTTTGATCTGGAAAATGGACTGTCATGCGGGAGAAGCACCCTGGACCCTCAGGCCGGGCCTGGCCTTGGCCGGGTCATCCAGGCGCCTGCTCAGCACGGCCAGAGGCGAGAGTCCTTCCTGTACCGCTCCGACAGCGACTACGACCTCTCACCCAAGGCCATGTCTCGGAACGCCTCTGTGGCTAGTGATCT ACACGGAGAAGACATGATCGTGACGCCTTTTGCCCAG GTCCTAGCAAGTCTGAGAACGGTTCGGAGCAACGTCGCAGCCCTAGCCCACCTGCAAGGCCGCGGGGCAGCCAC GCAGGCATCGGTCGAAAACCCCCTATTTGGCAGTCAGCCCCCTCCACTTACAG AGGACACTGGGCAGAAGCTGGCTCTGGAGACACTGGACGAGCTGGACTGGTGTCTGGATCAGCTGGAGACACTGCAGACGCGGCACTCAGTGGGGGAGATGGCCTCCAACAAG TTCAAGCGGATGCTGAACCGGGAATTAACTCACCTGTCTGAAACCAGCCGCTCTGGGAACCAGGTGTCCGAGTACATCTCCCAAACCTTCCTGG ACCAGCAGACTGAGATGGAGTTGCCCAGGGTGACCCCCACGGAGACCCCAAGGCCCATGTCCCAGATCAGCAGCCTGCGTGGGCTCCCCCGCAGTGCCGGCCTCTCTGCAGCCACCGTCCCACGCTTTGGGGTCCAGACTGACCAGGAGGGGCAGCTGGCCAAG GAACTGGAAGACACCAACAAATGGGGGCTCGACGTGTTCAAGGTGGCAGAGCTAAGTGGGAACCGGCCCCTTACAACCATCATGTTCAACATCTTTCAG GAACGAGACCTGCTCAAGACATTTCAGATCCCAGCAGACACACTCGTCACCTACCTTCTGACGTTGGAGAGTCACTACCATGCCGATGTGGCCTACCACAACAGCCTACACGCCGCCGACGTGGCTCAGTCCACGCACGTGCTGCTGGCCACACCTGCCCTTGAG GCCGTTTTCACAGACCTGGAAGTCCTGGCTGCTATCTTCGCAAGCGCCATCCACGACGTGGACCACCCTGGGGTCTCCAACCAGTTTCTCGTTAACACCA aCTCAGAGCTTGCGCTCATGTACAACGATGCCTCCGTGCTGGAGAACCACCACCTGGCCGTGGGCTTCAAGCTGCTGCAGGCAGAGAACTGTGACATCTTCCAGAATCTCAGTGCCAAGCAGCGGCTGAGTCTGCGCAGGATGGTCATCGACATG GTGCTGGCCACGGACATGTCCAAACACATGAACCTCCTGGCCGATCTCAAGACCATGGTGGAGACCAAGAAGGTGACAAGCCTTGGAGTCCTGCTGTTGGACAACTATTCTGACCGCATCCAG GTCTTGCAGAATCTGGTACACTGTGCTGACCTCAGCAACCCCACCAAGCCGCTGGAGCTGTACCGCCGGTGGACCGACCGCATCATGGCCGAGTTCTTCCAGCAGGGCGACCGGGAGCGTGAATCAGGCCTGGATATCAGCCCCATGTGTGACAAGCACACCGCCTCGGTGGAGAAGTCCCAG GTGGGTTTCATTGATTACATTGCACACCCACTGTGGGAGACGTGGGCTGATCTCGTGCACCCAGACGCACAGGACCTGTTGGATACACTGGAGGACAACCGTGAGTGGTACCAGAGCAAGATCCCCTGCAGTCCTGTGGATCTCACCCGCCCCGAGCAGGGTGGCCCCGACAGGTTCCAGTTTGAGCTGACTctggaggaggcagaagaagaggaggaggaggaggaggagggaccaaCATTGGACACGGAGGTCTCGGAGTCACCTGACACTGAGCTGCTGGTCCCTGAGGCCAGCCCAGACCCTGGGGCCCTACCCCTGGACAACCAGAGGCCTGTGGGCAAGCCCTGCGTGGACCATGAGGCCAGTGTGATGGCTGAGCCCTTCGGGACCTAA